From the genome of Mastomys coucha isolate ucsf_1 unplaced genomic scaffold, UCSF_Mcou_1 pScaffold6, whole genome shotgun sequence, one region includes:
- the Agbl5 gene encoding cytosolic carboxypeptidase-like protein 5 isoform X1, producing the protein MELRCGGLLFSSRFDSGNLAHVEKVETVPSDGEGIGGVATAPTSGSASSPDYEFNVWTRPDCAETEYENGNRSWFYFSVRGGAPGKLIKINIMNMNKQSKLYSQGMAPFVRTLPSRPRWERIRERPTFEMTETQFVLSFVHRFVEGRGATTFFAFCYPFSYSDCQDLLSQLDQRFPENYSTHSSPLDSIYYHRELLCYSLDGLRVDLLTITSCHGLRDDREPRLEQLFPDLGTPRPFRFTGKRIFFLSSRVHPGETPSSFVFNGFLDFILRPDDPRAQTLRRLFVFKLIPMLNPDGVVRGHYRTDSRGVNLNRQYLKPDAVLHPAIFGAKAVLLYHHVHSRLNSKSPSNQQPTLPFPPEAPLSDLEKANNLHNEAHLGQSPDGENPETWTETEPVEEKTDPVWIMSQPIAELEEPAPDTIPPKESGVAYYVDLHGHASKRGCFMYGNSFSDESTQVENMLYPKLISLNSAHFDFQGCNFSEKNMYARDRRDGQSKEGSGRVAIYKASGIIHSYTLECNYNTGRSVNSIPAACHDNGRASPPPPPAFPSRYTVELFEQVGRAMAIAALDMAECNPWPRIVLSEHNSLTNLRAWMLKHVRNSRGLTSAVNMGVSKKRGSRTPPKSNNSLPVSCSENALSRARSISTGASTGGSGSSQQNSPQMKNSPSFPFHGSRTAGLPGLGSSTQKVSHRVLGPVREPRCSDRRRRQQPLNHRPVTSSLAPSPTLPSPGPTSSRNMGSCLLPNSLSLSGSSCPFSSSGDKPEAVMVIGKSLLGAGARIPCIRTRLQARPRLGRSSPPTRRGMRGSSATSPIPQTRESSELEPGPRSATPGLPQAGPPRPRSAPAFSPISCTLSDSPSRICYSRGLLNQCEVCFVPKSPPLTISPRV; encoded by the exons ATGGAGCTGCGCTGTGGGGGATTGCTGTTCAGTTCTCGCTTTGATTCAGGGAACCTAGCCCATGTCGAAAAAGTGGAGACTGTGCCTAGTGACGGGGAAGGCATAGGAGGGGTGGCAACAGCCCCCACTAGTGGTTCTGCTTCTTCCCCTGACTACGAGTTCAATGTGTGGACCCGGCCAGACTGTGCTGAAACAGAATATGAGAACGGGAACAG GTCATGGTTCTACTTCAGTGTCCGGGGAGGAGCTCCAGGAAAGCTTATCAAGATCAACATCATGAACATGAACAAGCAAAGCAAACTATATTCTCAGGGCATGGCCCCCTTTGTGCGCACATTGCCTTCCCGGCCACGCTGGGAACGCATTAGAGAGCGGCCCACTTTTGAG ATGACAGAGACACAATTTGTGCTATCCTTTGTTCACCGTTTCGTAGAGGGCCGGGGAGCCACCACCTTCTTCGCCTTCTGCTACCCCTTCTCCTACAGTGACTGCCAGGATTTGCTAAGCCAGCTAGACCAGCGCTTTCCAGAGAATTACTCTACCCATAGCAG TCCTCTGGATAGCATTTATTACCACCGAGAGCTTCTCTGCTATTCTCTGGATGGACTTCGGGTAGATCTACTAACAATCACTTCCTGCCATGGGCTTCGAGATGATCGGGAGCCCCGTCTAGAGCAGCTGTTTCCTGACCTCGGCACTCCCCGACCATTCCGTTTCACAGGCAAAAGG ATATTCTTCTTAAGCAGTAGGGTACACCCTGGAGAGACTCCATCTAGCTTTGTGTTCAATGGCTTTCTGGACTTCATCCTTCGACCTGATGACCCCCGGGCACAAACGCTCCGTCGcctctttgtttttaagttgatTCCCATGTTAAACCCTGATGGTGTGGTCCGGGGCCACTACCG CACAGACTCCCGTGGAGTGAATCTGAACCGTCAGTACTTGAAGCCCGACGCCGTCCTGCACCCGGCCATCTTTGGCGCCAAAGCTGTGCTGCTTTACCATCATGTGCACTCTCGGCTCAACTCCAAGAGTCCCTCGAACCAGCAGCccactcttccctttcctccagaGGCTCCTCTTTCTGACCTCGAGAAAGCCAATAATCTCCACAATGAAGCTCACCTCGGGCAGTCACCTGATGGGGAGAACCCTGAGACTTGGACTGAGACAGAGCCAGTAGAAGAGAAGACTGACCCGGTGTGGATTATGTCACAGCCGATTGCTGAACTTGAGGAGCCAGCTCCTGACACCATCCCCCCAAAAGAGAGTGGTGTTGCTTACTATGTAGACTTGCATGGACATGCTTCCAAAAGGGGCTGCTTCATGTATGGAAACAGCTTTAGTGATGAGAGCACCCAG GTGGAAAACATGCTATATCCAAAGCTCATCTCCTTGAATTCAGCCCACTTTGACTTCCAGGGCTGCAATTTCTCAGAGAAGAACATGTATGCCCGAGACCGTAGAGATGGCCAGTCCAAAGAGGGAAGTGGCCGCGTCGCAATCTACAAAGCCTCAGGGATAATCCACAG CTACACACTTGAATGCAACTACAACACTGGACGCTCGGTCAACAGCATCCCTGCTGCCTGCCATGACAATGGGCGtgccagcccccctccccctccgGCTTTCCCTTCCAGATACACTGTGGAGCTGTTTGAGCAG GTAGGACGAGCTATGGCCATCGCAGCTCTGGATATGGCAGAATGTAATCCATGGCCCCGAATTGTGCTGTCGGAACACAACAGCCTCACCAACCTACGAGCCTGGATGCTGAAGCATGTGCGCAACAGCAGAGGTCTGACCAGTGCTGTGAACATGGGTGTGAGCAAGAAGCGAGGATCTCGAACTCCTCCCAAAAGCAACAA CAGCTTGCCTGTTTCCTGCTCTGAGAATGCTTTGAGCCGGGCTCGAAGCATTAGCACCGGGGCGAGCACTGGTGGTAGCGGCAGCAGCCAACAGAATTCTCCACAGATGAAGAACTCTCCCAGCTTTCCTTTTCATGGCAGTCGGACTGCAGGGCTGCCAGGCCTGGGCTCTAGCACCCAAAAGGTCAGCCATCGGGTGTTGGGGCCTGTCAGAG AGCCCCGATGCTCAGACAGAAGGCGGCGGCAGCAGCCACTGAACCATCGCCCTGTTACTAGCAGCCTGGCCCCATCCCCAACTCTGCCTAGTCCTGGCCCAACCTCCTCACGAAACATgggctcctgcctcctgcccaaTTCACTCAGTTTATCAG GGAGCAGCTGCCCATTCTCGTCTTCAGGGGACAAGCCAGAGGCTGTCATGGTGATTGGGAAAAGCCTACTAGGGGCTGGTGCTCGGATTCCCTGCATTAGGACTCGTTTGCAG GCTAGGCCCAGGTTGGGCCGGAGCTCACCGCCGACTCGCAGAGGGATGAGAGGCTCAAGCGCCACATCCCCCATCCCCCAGACCAGAGAGAGCAGTGAGCTGGAGCCGGGACCCCGCTCTGCTACACCAGG GCTGCCTCAGGCCGGCCCCCCACGGCCCCGCTCTGCCCCCGCCTTTTCTCCTATTTCCTGTACTCTATCTGACTCCCCATCCCGGATTTGTTACAGCAGGGGGCTCTTGAACCAATGTGAGGTTTGTTTTGTCCCTAAGTCTCCACCACTCACTATTTCTCCCAGGGTCTGA
- the Agbl5 gene encoding cytosolic carboxypeptidase-like protein 5 isoform X2, with translation MELRCGGLLFSSRFDSGNLAHVEKVETVPSDGEGIGGVATAPTSGSASSPDYEFNVWTRPDCAETEYENGNRSWFYFSVRGGAPGKLIKINIMNMNKQSKLYSQGMAPFVRTLPSRPRWERIRERPTFEMTETQFVLSFVHRFVEGRGATTFFAFCYPFSYSDCQDLLSQLDQRFPENYSTHSSPLDSIYYHRELLCYSLDGLRVDLLTITSCHGLRDDREPRLEQLFPDLGTPRPFRFTGKRIFFLSSRVHPGETPSSFVFNGFLDFILRPDDPRAQTLRRLFVFKLIPMLNPDGVVRGHYRTDSRGVNLNRQYLKPDAVLHPAIFGAKAVLLYHHVHSRLNSKSPSNQQPTLPFPPEAPLSDLEKANNLHNEAHLGQSPDGENPETWTETEPVEEKTDPVWIMSQPIAELEEPAPDTIPPKESGVAYYVDLHGHASKRGCFMYGNSFSDESTQVENMLYPKLISLNSAHFDFQGCNFSEKNMYARDRRDGQSKEGSGRVAIYKASGIIHSYTLECNYNTGRSVNSIPAACHDNGRASPPPPPAFPSRYTVELFEQVGRAMAIAALDMAECNPWPRIVLSEHNSLTNLRAWMLKHVRNSRGLTSAVNMGVSKKRGSRTPPKSNNSLPVSCSENALSRARSISTGASTGGSGSSQQNSPQMKNSPSFPFHGSRTAGLPGLGSSTQKVSHRVLGPVREPRCSDRRRRQQPLNHRPVTSSLAPSPTLPSPGPTSSRNMGSCLLPNSLSLSGSSCPFSSSGDKPEAVMVIGKSLLGAGARIPCIRTRLQTCQRRVSARRGPGFPRLGPGWAGAHRRLAEG, from the exons ATGGAGCTGCGCTGTGGGGGATTGCTGTTCAGTTCTCGCTTTGATTCAGGGAACCTAGCCCATGTCGAAAAAGTGGAGACTGTGCCTAGTGACGGGGAAGGCATAGGAGGGGTGGCAACAGCCCCCACTAGTGGTTCTGCTTCTTCCCCTGACTACGAGTTCAATGTGTGGACCCGGCCAGACTGTGCTGAAACAGAATATGAGAACGGGAACAG GTCATGGTTCTACTTCAGTGTCCGGGGAGGAGCTCCAGGAAAGCTTATCAAGATCAACATCATGAACATGAACAAGCAAAGCAAACTATATTCTCAGGGCATGGCCCCCTTTGTGCGCACATTGCCTTCCCGGCCACGCTGGGAACGCATTAGAGAGCGGCCCACTTTTGAG ATGACAGAGACACAATTTGTGCTATCCTTTGTTCACCGTTTCGTAGAGGGCCGGGGAGCCACCACCTTCTTCGCCTTCTGCTACCCCTTCTCCTACAGTGACTGCCAGGATTTGCTAAGCCAGCTAGACCAGCGCTTTCCAGAGAATTACTCTACCCATAGCAG TCCTCTGGATAGCATTTATTACCACCGAGAGCTTCTCTGCTATTCTCTGGATGGACTTCGGGTAGATCTACTAACAATCACTTCCTGCCATGGGCTTCGAGATGATCGGGAGCCCCGTCTAGAGCAGCTGTTTCCTGACCTCGGCACTCCCCGACCATTCCGTTTCACAGGCAAAAGG ATATTCTTCTTAAGCAGTAGGGTACACCCTGGAGAGACTCCATCTAGCTTTGTGTTCAATGGCTTTCTGGACTTCATCCTTCGACCTGATGACCCCCGGGCACAAACGCTCCGTCGcctctttgtttttaagttgatTCCCATGTTAAACCCTGATGGTGTGGTCCGGGGCCACTACCG CACAGACTCCCGTGGAGTGAATCTGAACCGTCAGTACTTGAAGCCCGACGCCGTCCTGCACCCGGCCATCTTTGGCGCCAAAGCTGTGCTGCTTTACCATCATGTGCACTCTCGGCTCAACTCCAAGAGTCCCTCGAACCAGCAGCccactcttccctttcctccagaGGCTCCTCTTTCTGACCTCGAGAAAGCCAATAATCTCCACAATGAAGCTCACCTCGGGCAGTCACCTGATGGGGAGAACCCTGAGACTTGGACTGAGACAGAGCCAGTAGAAGAGAAGACTGACCCGGTGTGGATTATGTCACAGCCGATTGCTGAACTTGAGGAGCCAGCTCCTGACACCATCCCCCCAAAAGAGAGTGGTGTTGCTTACTATGTAGACTTGCATGGACATGCTTCCAAAAGGGGCTGCTTCATGTATGGAAACAGCTTTAGTGATGAGAGCACCCAG GTGGAAAACATGCTATATCCAAAGCTCATCTCCTTGAATTCAGCCCACTTTGACTTCCAGGGCTGCAATTTCTCAGAGAAGAACATGTATGCCCGAGACCGTAGAGATGGCCAGTCCAAAGAGGGAAGTGGCCGCGTCGCAATCTACAAAGCCTCAGGGATAATCCACAG CTACACACTTGAATGCAACTACAACACTGGACGCTCGGTCAACAGCATCCCTGCTGCCTGCCATGACAATGGGCGtgccagcccccctccccctccgGCTTTCCCTTCCAGATACACTGTGGAGCTGTTTGAGCAG GTAGGACGAGCTATGGCCATCGCAGCTCTGGATATGGCAGAATGTAATCCATGGCCCCGAATTGTGCTGTCGGAACACAACAGCCTCACCAACCTACGAGCCTGGATGCTGAAGCATGTGCGCAACAGCAGAGGTCTGACCAGTGCTGTGAACATGGGTGTGAGCAAGAAGCGAGGATCTCGAACTCCTCCCAAAAGCAACAA CAGCTTGCCTGTTTCCTGCTCTGAGAATGCTTTGAGCCGGGCTCGAAGCATTAGCACCGGGGCGAGCACTGGTGGTAGCGGCAGCAGCCAACAGAATTCTCCACAGATGAAGAACTCTCCCAGCTTTCCTTTTCATGGCAGTCGGACTGCAGGGCTGCCAGGCCTGGGCTCTAGCACCCAAAAGGTCAGCCATCGGGTGTTGGGGCCTGTCAGAG AGCCCCGATGCTCAGACAGAAGGCGGCGGCAGCAGCCACTGAACCATCGCCCTGTTACTAGCAGCCTGGCCCCATCCCCAACTCTGCCTAGTCCTGGCCCAACCTCCTCACGAAACATgggctcctgcctcctgcccaaTTCACTCAGTTTATCAG GGAGCAGCTGCCCATTCTCGTCTTCAGGGGACAAGCCAGAGGCTGTCATGGTGATTGGGAAAAGCCTACTAGGGGCTGGTGCTCGGATTCCCTGCATTAGGACTCGTTTGCAG ACCTGCCAGAGGAGAGTTTCCGCCAGGAGGGGTCCCGGATTCCCCAG GCTAGGCCCAGGTTGGGCCGGAGCTCACCGCCGACTCGCAGAGGGATGA